A section of the Brevinematales bacterium genome encodes:
- a CDS encoding thiamine-phosphate pyrophosphorylase — protein sequence MDGSVLRVLDANINRACEGLRVVEEVARFVLDHAEMSERLKSLRHTVRSLIDPSLLLPNRDSVNDVGMGVLRYGSAERDGIPAIVGANLKRAQEAIRVIEEFSKLSELNIPVDKIAAIERARFEVYTIEKELNDIIDKTPDGGAIC from the coding sequence TTGGACGGCTCGGTTCTGCGCGTACTCGACGCGAATATTAACAGGGCGTGCGAGGGACTGCGGGTGGTCGAGGAAGTCGCGCGGTTCGTGCTCGATCACGCGGAGATGTCCGAACGGCTGAAATCCCTGCGCCACACCGTGCGATCCCTCATTGACCCTTCTCTATTATTACCGAACCGCGACAGCGTGAACGATGTCGGGATGGGCGTGCTGAGGTACGGTTCCGCCGAGCGTGACGGGATCCCCGCGATAGTCGGCGCGAATCTCAAGCGCGCGCAGGAGGCAATCCGGGTTATCGAGGAATTCTCGAAACTTTCCGAATTGAATATCCCGGTCGATAAAATCGCCGCGATTGAGCGCGCCCGTTTTGAAGTCTATACTATCGAGAAGGAATTAAACGACATAATCGATAAAACCCCTGACGGGGGAGCGATATGCTGA
- the tsaD gene encoding tRNA (adenosine(37)-N6)-threonylcarbamoyltransferase complex transferase subunit TsaD, with the protein MLILGIETSCDETSAAIVADGTNILSNAVFSQIEIHKKFDGVVPEVASRNHLIKIIEIIEEAMGDIPLARIDAVAVTNGPGLLGSLLVGLSTAKGIAFTRGIPLIPVNHIEGHMYAPHLVNDIPFPYIGLVASGGHSLIFRADSFHDYELMGTTIDDAAGEAFDKVAKVLGLGYPGGPEIDRAAKGGDPEFMKLPRMLAERPEDRYNFSYSGLKTAVAFRMKGMAMTPETVKNVAASFQAAAIGALLLKAGNALADTGIKRLVVSGGVAANSFLRARLDFLRQDGIEVYTAPIEYCGDNAAMVAGRGYVDYVAGKTGDLRTDAYSRLPFVQKGRRVFG; encoded by the coding sequence ATGCTGATACTGGGAATCGAGACCTCCTGCGACGAGACCTCCGCCGCGATTGTCGCCGACGGAACAAATATCCTGTCCAACGCGGTGTTTTCCCAGATCGAGATTCATAAAAAGTTCGACGGCGTAGTCCCCGAGGTCGCGTCGCGAAACCATCTGATAAAAATTATCGAAATTATCGAGGAAGCGATGGGGGATATTCCCCTCGCGCGGATCGACGCGGTCGCGGTCACTAACGGGCCGGGATTGCTCGGTTCGCTCCTTGTCGGCCTCTCCACCGCGAAGGGCATCGCGTTTACGCGCGGCATCCCGCTGATCCCGGTGAACCATATCGAGGGGCATATGTACGCCCCGCACCTTGTCAACGATATCCCGTTCCCGTATATCGGGCTGGTCGCGTCGGGCGGGCATAGCCTCATATTCCGCGCCGATTCGTTCCATGACTACGAACTGATGGGGACGACTATCGACGACGCGGCGGGCGAGGCGTTCGACAAGGTAGCGAAAGTATTGGGGCTTGGCTATCCCGGCGGGCCGGAAATCGACCGCGCGGCGAAAGGGGGCGACCCGGAATTTATGAAGCTCCCGCGCATGCTCGCGGAACGCCCCGAAGACCGTTACAATTTCAGCTACAGCGGGCTCAAGACGGCGGTCGCGTTCCGTATGAAGGGGATGGCGATGACCCCTGAGACGGTGAAAAATGTCGCCGCGAGCTTTCAGGCCGCCGCTATCGGCGCGCTCCTCCTGAAGGCGGGCAACGCGCTTGCCGATACCGGGATAAAACGTCTCGTGGTATCGGGCGGCGTCGCCGCGAATTCCTTCCTCCGCGCGAGGCTGGATTTCTTGAGACAGGATGGAATTGAAGTTTATACTGCGCCGATCGAGTATTGCGGGGATAACGCCGCGATGGTCGCCGGGCGCGGATATGTCGATTATGTCGCCGGGAAGACGGGAGACCTCCGTACCGACGCCTACTCGCGTCTGCCGTTCGTACAGAAAGGCAGGAGGGTGTTCGGATGA
- a CDS encoding methyltransferase domain-containing protein, producing MKRAALFICRSGHSHGMGHLVRMSRFARVLQDSGWDVRLGVISGDAGIINKTSGITEGLDAFRFGEEELAGILPGADVIFADMREISQGLNDVLRGAGKPVMVFDDYGAARDTSEAVANILPHYADKRANFTGIRLNPVKTIEGSGEGILIAFGGSDPAGIGLRAAKALAGKGRPVYWIRGPLAPGEDVPELPGVEIVQSPPEIMTYLAKCSTVITTVGMTMIEALAGGRKVVAIHPTIYHARVGASVDGIIDLGLHTLFSPFALRKVCGKLSEQGGGMIWDTRESSAWIKETADTLAENGAAVCPVCGSVKRAAMFRDGSISLFECLHCRSNYRYGTARAEENYQENYFEETYKKAYGKTYDEDIAAIRGYSARRLEIIEGLTGGARGKKILDIGCAIGVFLDTARARGWDIAGAEVSEYACRAAERRFGIRPAGSIGAVTGSFDAVTLWFTLEHMHDPAALLRKAHGMTNPGGILAMGLPHAEGWFAAGNRKGYTAVRPREHEFEPSISAIGELLTRTGYTVTEIKIFGLHPERIGLPGWDIIKKIQEITQKGDTFEIYARKTSSPD from the coding sequence ATGAAACGCGCCGCGCTGTTTATCTGCCGTTCGGGACATTCCCACGGTATGGGGCATCTCGTCCGCATGTCGCGTTTCGCGCGGGTATTGCAGGACTCGGGGTGGGACGTGCGGTTGGGCGTGATTTCCGGCGACGCCGGAATTATCAATAAAACGTCCGGCATAACCGAAGGTTTGGACGCATTCCGGTTCGGCGAGGAGGAACTCGCGGGAATTCTGCCGGGCGCGGATGTGATATTCGCCGATATGCGGGAGATTTCGCAGGGGCTGAACGACGTCCTCCGGGGCGCGGGGAAGCCTGTCATGGTGTTCGACGATTACGGCGCCGCGCGGGATACCTCGGAAGCGGTCGCGAATATCCTGCCTCATTATGCCGACAAACGGGCTAATTTTACCGGCATCCGTCTCAATCCCGTGAAGACTATCGAAGGCAGCGGCGAGGGAATACTGATAGCGTTCGGGGGCAGCGATCCTGCCGGGATAGGCCTGCGCGCGGCAAAGGCGCTCGCCGGAAAGGGCAGGCCGGTCTATTGGATACGCGGGCCTCTCGCACCCGGCGAGGATGTTCCTGAATTACCCGGCGTAGAGATCGTCCAATCGCCGCCTGAGATTATGACGTACCTCGCGAAATGCAGTACGGTTATTACTACTGTCGGGATGACGATGATCGAAGCGCTCGCGGGCGGCAGGAAAGTAGTCGCGATCCACCCTACGATCTATCACGCGAGAGTCGGCGCGTCGGTCGATGGAATAATCGACCTCGGCCTCCATACCCTTTTTTCCCCGTTCGCCCTTCGCAAGGTATGCGGGAAATTATCCGAACAGGGCGGCGGGATGATATGGGATACGCGCGAATCGAGCGCATGGATAAAAGAAACCGCGGATACGCTCGCGGAAAACGGCGCGGCGGTCTGCCCGGTATGCGGGAGCGTGAAGCGCGCGGCAATGTTCCGCGACGGCTCAATAAGCCTGTTCGAGTGCCTCCATTGCCGCAGCAACTACCGTTACGGCACAGCCCGCGCGGAGGAAAATTATCAGGAAAACTATTTTGAGGAAACCTATAAAAAGGCATACGGCAAGACCTACGACGAGGATATCGCGGCGATCCGGGGATATTCCGCCCGGCGGCTTGAAATAATCGAAGGGCTTACCGGAGGCGCGCGCGGGAAAAAAATTCTCGATATCGGGTGCGCTATCGGCGTATTTCTCGATACGGCGCGCGCGAGGGGATGGGATATTGCCGGCGCCGAGGTGAGCGAATACGCATGCCGCGCGGCGGAGCGGCGTTTCGGTATCCGTCCCGCCGGTAGTATCGGCGCGGTTACGGGGAGTTTCGACGCGGTAACGTTATGGTTCACCCTCGAGCATATGCATGACCCGGCCGCGCTTCTGCGGAAAGCGCACGGGATGACGAACCCCGGCGGGATACTCGCGATGGGGCTTCCGCACGCGGAGGGATGGTTCGCGGCGGGCAACAGGAAGGGGTATACCGCGGTACGCCCGAGGGAGCACGAGTTCGAACCGTCGATATCCGCGATCGGCGAACTCCTTACCCGAACCGGATATACGGTAACGGAGATAAAAATATTCGGACTGCACCCGGAGCGGATAGGCCTGCCGGGGTGGGATATTATAAAAAAGATACAGGAAATAACACAGAAGGGAGATACATTCGAAATCTATGCGCGAAAAACTAGTTCACCCGATTGA
- a CDS encoding tRNA-dihydrouridine synthase family protein: MREKLVHPIEVAGVTVPNNLWFAPLAGYSYHALRVTAKKNGAGLTYTEMISVEGIVRGDKRTMRMAAPEDGNTAVQLFGGAEPEKFHNAAKIMMREFGYKIVDINFGCPVRKVIRIGAGSCLLKEPSAMGEIVRAVKETGAVVSAKIRAGYSSVNIEKTVPIIDEAGADIIIVHPRLATQMFGGTADWDLISRAREMTRRILIGNGDIDSPETALARLRESKVDGIMLGRAAIAKPYLFRLIADLDRTGSYASPTLPEVRDGLIEFARLFVATSHARSLSPLRSAALSTVKSMGNSREVRGKVSSVTTLDELIEALDGWHEREGYPHETTAH, encoded by the coding sequence ATGCGCGAAAAACTAGTTCACCCGATTGAAGTCGCGGGAGTGACGGTTCCCAATAATTTATGGTTTGCGCCGCTTGCGGGATATTCCTACCACGCGCTCCGGGTGACCGCGAAAAAGAACGGCGCGGGGCTGACCTATACCGAGATGATCAGTGTTGAAGGGATAGTGCGCGGCGATAAACGGACGATGCGGATGGCGGCGCCGGAGGACGGGAACACCGCCGTGCAGTTATTCGGCGGGGCGGAGCCGGAAAAATTCCATAACGCCGCGAAGATTATGATGCGGGAATTCGGATATAAAATAGTCGACATCAATTTCGGATGCCCCGTCAGGAAGGTAATCCGTATCGGCGCGGGCTCGTGCCTGCTGAAAGAACCTTCGGCGATGGGCGAGATCGTGCGCGCGGTGAAGGAAACGGGCGCGGTGGTGTCCGCGAAAATCCGCGCGGGTTACTCCTCAGTCAATATAGAAAAAACTGTCCCGATAATCGACGAGGCCGGCGCGGATATAATTATCGTGCACCCGCGTCTCGCGACGCAGATGTTCGGCGGCACGGCGGACTGGGACTTGATTTCCCGCGCGCGTGAGATGACCCGCCGGATACTGATCGGCAACGGCGATATCGACTCTCCCGAGACCGCGCTTGCGAGACTGCGGGAATCGAAGGTAGACGGCATTATGCTGGGACGCGCGGCGATCGCGAAACCGTACCTTTTCAGGTTAATCGCCGACCTCGATCGAACAGGGTCGTATGCCAGTCCGACGCTACCGGAAGTGCGGGACGGACTGATTGAATTCGCGCGCCTCTTTGTCGCGACATCCCATGCGCGAAGCCTTTCGCCTCTGCGGTCGGCGGCGCTTAGCACGGTGAAGAGTATGGGGAACAGCCGCGAGGTTCGCGGGAAGGTATCGAGCGTTACAACATTAGACGAATTGATCGAGGCATTGGACGGATGGCACGAACGGGAGGGTTACCCGCATGAAACAACTGCTCATTGA
- a CDS encoding stage II sporulation protein M produces the protein MKQLLIDAFGLIRTYKNVYLITALIFIIGVVIGMFGYAGEPFPLALMLNGIFGAEGNDFWITLFNSVKIAIFMLTFGVIVIIPLFITLFQGMTLGMTLMLLPKWTDGWTAAVYLVLTGILFYPAIILTGGNGAILGLKLIRQIKERSWSALLQETAVLTMTLVLPVLLLSALLRYGVASQVIGDYVERHTSTASAADAEKVLLNNGYFIAGRAVDPAGFQIFKTAFAVEGKHPDTIPPVLSFTNKEGMKIGVCYCWETNLMMVMQSNKISAPQNQLVYSDNGNPPLIEINFAGSNQVIGGIMTGLSDLGYRVWISK, from the coding sequence ATGAAACAACTGCTCATTGACGCCTTCGGGCTTATCAGGACTTATAAAAATGTATACCTGATTACGGCGCTGATATTTATCATCGGGGTCGTCATCGGTATGTTCGGCTATGCGGGCGAACCGTTCCCGCTCGCGCTGATGCTGAACGGGATTTTCGGCGCGGAGGGGAACGATTTTTGGATCACACTGTTTAATTCCGTGAAGATCGCGATTTTTATGCTGACCTTCGGGGTCATCGTGATTATCCCGCTATTCATTACGTTGTTTCAGGGTATGACGCTCGGGATGACATTGATGCTTCTGCCCAAGTGGACGGACGGATGGACGGCGGCGGTTTATCTCGTGCTGACGGGAATCCTGTTCTATCCCGCGATTATACTGACCGGGGGGAACGGCGCGATTTTAGGGCTGAAACTGATCCGGCAGATAAAGGAGCGCTCATGGAGCGCTCTCCTGCAGGAGACGGCGGTACTGACGATGACCCTCGTGCTTCCCGTCCTGCTGTTATCGGCGCTACTCCGTTACGGGGTAGCCTCGCAGGTAATCGGGGATTATGTAGAGAGGCATACTTCTACGGCGTCCGCCGCAGATGCGGAGAAAGTACTGCTGAACAACGGTTATTTTATCGCCGGGAGAGCCGTCGATCCCGCGGGATTTCAGATTTTTAAGACCGCCTTCGCGGTCGAGGGTAAACACCCGGACACTATCCCCCCCGTGCTGAGTTTCACTAATAAGGAAGGGATGAAGATAGGGGTATGTTACTGTTGGGAGACGAACCTGATGATGGTAATGCAGAGTAATAAAATATCCGCCCCGCAAAATCAATTAGTGTATTCAGATAACGGGAATCCTCCTCTAATAGAAATAAATTTCGCGGGGAGTAATCAGGTTATCGGCGGTATAATGACCGGATTAAGCGATCTGGGTTACCGGGTCTGGATTTCCAAATAA
- a CDS encoding N-acetyltransferase: MEGVVHDPENKTFFIEADGYRSYMKYRKISDTVLEYYTTYVPEELRSRGLAQQVVKTALDFARENNMKVIPACSFVDKYLQKNKEYQDLRSN, encoded by the coding sequence ATGGAAGGTGTCGTGCACGATCCGGAGAATAAGACATTTTTTATCGAAGCCGACGGATACCGTTCCTATATGAAGTACCGGAAGATTTCAGACACAGTCCTCGAATACTATACCACCTATGTCCCGGAGGAACTCAGAAGCCGGGGTCTCGCCCAGCAAGTAGTCAAGACGGCGCTGGATTTTGCGCGCGAAAACAATATGAAAGTCATACCTGCTTGTTCCTTTGTAGATAAGTACTTACAGAAAAATAAAGAATATCAGGATCTAAGATCTAATTGA
- a CDS encoding Gfo/Idh/MocA family oxidoreductase: protein MLKVGVVGIGHMGRYHVNILSIISKAELAAVCDSDAEAVKKTSEAYNIKGYTDYDEFLDQVDAVIVAVPTFLHFKFASRALEKGKHVLVEKPITETISDAEKLIEMAEKKDLFLQVGHVERFNAAVQELEHIVKNPYLIQAQRLGPRSRIVDVGVVLDLMIHDVDIILAIAGAPVKEITAYGKKIYSNHEDLANVSLLFENGVIANIAASRVTDNKVRTLSISQEGSFVLLDYATQDITIFRQPHTEYLVMREEIKYTQESIVERMFVHKDNALKLELEHFIECVSEGREPDYHSEADISALKLATEITKRIYEKGI, encoded by the coding sequence ATGCTGAAAGTCGGTGTAGTTGGAATCGGCCATATGGGCCGTTATCATGTTAACATCCTGTCCATTATTTCTAAAGCTGAACTTGCCGCCGTATGTGACTCCGATGCAGAGGCGGTCAAGAAAACCTCCGAAGCGTACAATATCAAAGGATATACCGATTACGATGAGTTTCTGGATCAGGTGGATGCGGTTATCGTGGCCGTCCCGACCTTCCTGCATTTTAAGTTCGCATCGAGGGCGTTGGAAAAAGGCAAGCATGTGCTGGTAGAGAAACCGATTACCGAGACAATATCCGACGCCGAGAAGCTGATTGAAATGGCTGAGAAGAAAGACCTTTTCCTGCAGGTGGGTCATGTAGAACGGTTTAACGCCGCCGTACAGGAACTCGAGCATATTGTGAAGAATCCCTACCTGATACAGGCGCAGCGGCTCGGGCCGCGCAGCCGTATTGTCGATGTGGGAGTGGTGCTCGATCTGATGATTCACGATGTGGATATTATTCTCGCTATCGCGGGCGCGCCTGTTAAGGAAATAACCGCCTATGGTAAAAAAATCTACAGTAACCATGAGGATCTCGCCAACGTATCCCTACTGTTCGAAAACGGGGTTATCGCGAATATCGCGGCAAGCCGTGTCACCGATAATAAAGTGCGCACGCTCTCGATCTCGCAGGAAGGATCGTTTGTACTCCTCGATTACGCCACGCAGGATATTACCATATTCCGCCAGCCTCACACCGAATATCTTGTGATGCGCGAGGAAATTAAATATACGCAGGAATCTATAGTCGAACGCATGTTCGTGCATAAGGATAATGCGCTGAAGCTGGAACTCGAACATTTCATCGAGTGCGTCAGCGAGGGGCGCGAACCGGATTATCATTCCGAAGCCGACATCAGCGCGCTTAAACTGGCTACGGAAATAACGAAGAGGATATATGAAAAAGGAATTTAA
- the trpB gene encoding tryptophan synthase subunit beta, translating to MKKEFNIARYFGDFGGAFIPESFIPILDELENAYGKYKDDPEFIAEYNYYMSEYVGRPSPLFYADNISRDLGFKVYLKREDLNHTGAHKINNAIGQILLAKRMGKKRIIAETGAGQHGVATATAAAIMGMECVIYMGAEDVKRQEPNVFRMELLGAKVVSVTDGSRTLKDAMNEAFRDWLTNVEHTYYLIGTVAGPHPYPTLVRDFQAIIGREAREQILKKEKQLPDYLVACIGGGSNAMGLFYAFLDDDKVALIGVEAGGRGVDRGDNAASLKYGRKGVLHGSKSKVLLDDYGQVSDVHSISAGLDYPGVGPEVAYLHDEGRLEAVNVTDNEALDGFRYLTRKEGIIPALESSHAVAYLLKDRNRFKKDDIVIVNISGRGDKDVNTIYQLMRK from the coding sequence ATGAAAAAGGAATTTAATATCGCCCGGTACTTCGGGGACTTCGGGGGCGCGTTCATTCCCGAAAGTTTCATCCCCATTCTTGACGAGCTGGAAAACGCTTATGGGAAATATAAGGACGACCCTGAGTTTATAGCAGAGTATAATTATTATATGTCGGAATATGTCGGGCGTCCGTCGCCGTTATTCTACGCGGATAATATCTCCCGCGACCTCGGGTTTAAAGTTTATCTCAAGCGCGAAGACCTGAATCATACAGGCGCGCATAAAATCAACAACGCTATCGGTCAAATTCTCCTCGCGAAACGGATGGGGAAGAAGCGGATTATCGCCGAAACCGGCGCCGGACAGCATGGAGTCGCCACTGCCACGGCGGCGGCTATTATGGGAATGGAGTGCGTGATCTATATGGGCGCGGAGGACGTCAAACGGCAAGAGCCTAACGTATTCCGTATGGAACTCCTCGGCGCGAAGGTGGTATCGGTCACCGACGGCAGCCGGACGCTCAAGGACGCGATGAACGAGGCGTTCCGCGACTGGCTTACCAATGTCGAGCATACCTATTACCTGATCGGCACTGTCGCGGGTCCGCATCCGTACCCGACGCTCGTCAGGGATTTTCAGGCGATCATCGGCCGCGAAGCCCGCGAGCAAATCCTGAAGAAGGAGAAACAACTGCCGGATTACCTGGTCGCGTGTATCGGCGGGGGTTCCAACGCGATGGGATTGTTCTACGCGTTTCTCGACGACGACAAGGTCGCGCTGATCGGAGTAGAGGCCGGCGGGCGCGGGGTGGATCGCGGGGATAACGCCGCGAGTCTCAAGTACGGCCGCAAGGGCGTGTTGCACGGGTCCAAGAGCAAGGTGCTTCTCGACGATTACGGGCAGGTCAGCGACGTGCATTCCATATCGGCGGGGCTGGATTACCCGGGGGTCGGGCCTGAGGTGGCATACCTGCACGACGAAGGCCGTCTCGAAGCGGTCAATGTTACCGATAATGAGGCGCTCGACGGGTTCCGTTATCTGACACGGAAGGAAGGGATTATTCCCGCGCTCGAGTCCAGTCATGCGGTCGCATATTTATTAAAGGATAGAAATAGATTTAAAAAAGACGATATCGTGATTGTTAATATATCAGGGAGAGGCGATAAAGACGTAAACACTATTTATCAGTTGATGCGAAAATAA
- a CDS encoding rubrerythrin family protein: MKEMTKKSLGEAFAGESMAHMKYLNFSETAKKEGFANVARLFQAIAYAEQVHASNHAKNLGYVNKTAENLDAAMGGENFEVEEMYPAYDAIAKLQKEDGAIKSIHYAIEAEKIHYDYYKQAKSHVEKGKDWEIGKVYICPICGYTHIGEDVPDECPVCQAKKDKFLAF, encoded by the coding sequence ATGAAGGAAATGACTAAAAAATCTTTAGGTGAGGCGTTCGCTGGAGAATCGATGGCGCATATGAAGTATTTAAACTTCAGCGAAACCGCGAAGAAAGAGGGTTTTGCCAACGTCGCGCGTCTGTTTCAGGCTATCGCCTATGCGGAGCAGGTTCATGCATCCAATCATGCTAAGAATCTCGGCTATGTGAATAAGACGGCGGAGAATCTTGACGCCGCTATGGGCGGAGAGAATTTCGAGGTGGAGGAGATGTACCCCGCGTATGACGCTATAGCTAAGCTCCAGAAGGAAGACGGCGCGATCAAGTCGATTCACTATGCGATCGAGGCCGAGAAAATCCATTACGATTACTATAAGCAGGCGAAGTCGCATGTCGAGAAGGGTAAGGATTGGGAGATCGGTAAGGTCTATATATGCCCGATTTGCGGGTATACCCATATCGGGGAAGATGTACCCGACGAGTGCCCGGTCTGCCAGGCCAAGAAAGATAAGTTTTTAGCGTTCTAA
- a CDS encoding superoxide reductase — MKIGELIQSADWKTEKHIPAIEAPKSAKKGEKVKVRVVTGAEIAHPNTTAHHIASIEVYFKGNDDKFPYLLGKFEFTAHGASANGADTSTVYTEPDVSLVFKTEKSGTILASSYCNVHGLWENSWDITVE; from the coding sequence ATGAAAATCGGAGAATTAATCCAGTCCGCTGACTGGAAGACGGAGAAACATATTCCCGCTATTGAAGCGCCTAAATCGGCGAAGAAAGGGGAGAAAGTAAAGGTTCGCGTGGTTACCGGGGCGGAAATCGCACACCCGAACACCACCGCTCATCATATCGCGTCAATCGAGGTTTACTTTAAGGGTAACGATGATAAGTTTCCCTATCTCCTCGGTAAGTTCGAATTTACCGCTCACGGGGCTTCCGCGAACGGCGCGGATACCAGCACGGTATATACCGAGCCCGACGTATCGCTCGTATTCAAAACGGAAAAATCCGGCACTATTCTGGCATCGTCTTACTGTAACGTGCACGGCCTCTGGGAGAATTCCTGGGATATTACAGTAGAATAA